From a single Porites lutea chromosome 10, jaPorLute2.1, whole genome shotgun sequence genomic region:
- the LOC140950261 gene encoding multidrug resistance-associated protein 1-like isoform X1, protein MREKEFRVTEEPLACNETDWLLGDEKRKQRIEKNRRKPSLLKVLFKMFSSNIFRAIIFKLFQDFLLFVQPQLLRLLIEYVEDDHDTAGRWKGYVYACSMLVAAIIQSIFLHQYFHTMFTIGMRLRSAVIGLVYEKALVLTNASRVKSTAGEIVNLMSVDAQRLMDSVTYINMLWSGPFQIAVSLYFLHRTMGWSIYAGLGVMVIFTPINFLIARKANKFQAQQMSAKDDRIKIINEVLNGIKILKLYAWEESFLSNINSKRAKELSYLLLSGLLRAVLTLIFNTLPVMVAVTTFAVYVLCGNDLTASKAFVALSLFGIMSFPLRNFPTVIATCVQARVSVKRLEEFLGLKELDPNCVQRIPCNVLNTSTVCVRDGVFGWNKNDTPILRSINLNIASGSLVAVVGQVGCGKSTLLSSLLGETEKLRGSVHVGGTVAYVSQQAWIQNATVRDNILFNSAYDCARYEHVIDSCSLRPDLEILPAGDLTEIGERGINLSGGQKQRVSLARAVYFDADIYLLDDPLSAVDAHVGRKLFRHVIGASGILKEKTRILVTHGISFLPQVDHIIVLHDGIVSEEGTYAELLKNSGAFADFLQTYSSEENSETNATEDIDDEQKSFEKDTGPPPGIEKRDNTNDDVGKTITVERMERGRIKLSLLLSYIKSTGIHWFLFSLLFFTVMEACTVGTGIWLAYWSSAKNTTRAQRDFYLTVYGGIGAGQALFSLLYSLMLLLGAIRASRTLHRKLIVNILRLPMTFFDVTPLGRIMNRISKDIYGIDVTIPNSLRSFFAMFFDVLGMLVAVSYATPIFLAVLPPLGALYFYIQRVYVATSRQLRRIESVNRSPIYSHFLETINGATTIRAFSQQQRFIRDNYRKVDENQVAYYLGVSANRWLSLRLEFIGNCLIFFAALFAVISRDSIAGGLVGLSISYALQITNKLNWMIRMTSELETNLVSVERVREYSETQTEAERIIPESRPSRDWPEQGVVKFDNFQLRYRDGLPLVLKGISVIIKPAEKIGIVGRTGAGKSSLTLALFRILERAGGKIVIDGIDISTIGLQDLRSRLTIIPQEPVLFSGTLRVNLDPFNKHSDEELWNVLEVSHLRKFVCGLNGGLQHTIAEGGENLSVGQRQLVCLARALLRRSKILVLDEATAAVDLETDELIQQTIRREFADRTVLTIAHRLNTIMDYDRVLVLDNGLIMEFGSPSKLLDLKGYFYSMACDARVNVTSINSDS, encoded by the exons ATGAG AGAAAAGGAATTTCGAGTCACTGAAGAACCCTTAGCATGTAACGAAACTGACTGGTTGCTTGgtgatgaaaaaagaaaacaaagaattgaAAAGAACAGGAGAAAACCTTCACTTCTGAAAGTGTTATTCAAGATGTTTTCTTCAAACATTTTCAGAGCAATAATATTTAAACTTTTCCAGGACTTCTTACTATTTGTACAGCCACAGTTGTTAAG ACTGTTAATTGAATACGTGGAAGACGATCACGATACGGCAGGGAGGTGGAAAGGCTATGTTTACGCCTGCTCCATGCTTGTGGCAGCTATAATTCAGTCCATATTTTTGCACCAATATTTTCATACGATGTTCACAATTGGTATGCGCTTGCGTTCTGCTGTCATCGGACTGGTGTATGAAAAG GCTCTCGTACTGACCAATGCATCTCGTGTGAAATCGACCGCTGGGGAGATTGTGAACCTGATGTCAGTGGATGCGCAAAGACTAATGGACTCCGTGACGTATATAAACATGTTGTGGTCAGGACCTTTCCAAATTGCAGTTTCTTTGTACTTCCTACATCGCACCATGGGCTGGTCAATCTATGCTGGCTTGGGTGTCATGGTTATTTTCACACCGATTAATTTCTTGATCGCCAGGAAAGCCAATAAATTCCAG GCGCAACAGATGTCAGCAAAAGATGATCGAATCAAAATCATAAATGAAGTCCTTAATGGAATAAAG ATCTTGAAGCTTTACGCCTGGGAAGAGTCCTTCTTGAGTAACATAAACAGTAAACGCGCTAAAGAACTCAGTTATCTTCTCCTGTCTGGACTCTTGAGAGCCGTACTGACTTTGATATTTAATACGTTGCCTGTTATG GTGGCTGTGACAACATTTGCAGTTTATGTTCTATGTGGTAATGACTTAACAGCCTCCAAGGCTTTTGTGGCTTTGTCGCTGTTTGGAATCATGTCATTTCCTCTAAGAAACTTTCCAACTGTAATTGCAACCTGTGTGCAG GCTCGAGTATCAGTCAAGCGCTTGGAAGAGTTCCTGGGTTTAAAGGAGCTGGATCCAAACTGTGTCCAGAGGATACCTT GCAATGTGCTTAATACGAGCACGGTTTGTGTCAGAGATGGCGTATTTGGCTGGAATAAGAACGACACTCCAATACTGCGCAG CATAAATTTAAATATTGCAAGTGGTTCATTGGTAGCAGTGGTTGGTCAAGTTGGTTGTGGCAAATCTACCCTGCTATCTTCACTTCTCGGAGAAACCGAGAAACTACGTGGTAGCGTACATGTGGGG GGTACAGTGGCTTATGTGTCGCAGCAGGCCTGGATCCAGAACGCTACCGTACGAGACAATATCCTCTTTAACAGTGCGTACGACTGTGCACGCTATGAGCACGTGATTGACTCGTGTTCACTCAGGCCAGATCTAGAAATTCTACCCGCGGGTGATTTAACAGAGATTGGTGAAAGG GGCATCAACCTGAGTGGAGGTCAAAAACAGCGTGTTAGCCTGGCAAGAGCGGTTTATTTTGACGCTGATATTTATTTGCTAGATGATCCGCTCAGTGCTGTTGATGCTCACGTTGGGCGAAAGCTGTTTCGTCACGTGATCGGAGCCAGTGGAATTCTCAAGGAGaag ACGCGCATCCTAGTTACGCATGGTATCAGCTTTTTGCCTCAAGTGGATCATATCATCGTTCTTCATGACGGAATTGTTTCCGAG GAAGGCACCTACGCTGAGCTATTGAAAAACTCGGGCGCCTTTGCGGATTTTCTGCAGACATACAGTTCGGAAGAAAACAGTG AAACAAATGCTACCGAAGACATTGACGATGAACAGAAATCTTTCGAGAAAGACACCGGCCCACCTCCTGGAATAGAAAAGAGAGACAATACCAACGACGATGTTGGCAAAACAATTACAGTGGAAAGAATGGAGAGAGGACGT ATAAAGCTTTCCTTATTGCTGTCCTACATCAAGTCTACAGGAATACActggtttttattttctctgttgTTCTTTACTGTCATGGAAGCGTGTACAGTTGGCACTGGGATATGGCTGGCATACTGGAGTTCAGCAAAAAACACAACGCGTGCGCAGAGAGACTTTTACCTCACAGTATACGGTGGCATAGGTGCAGGACAAGCGTTATTTAGTCTATTATATTCACTGATGTTGTTACTTGGCGCGATCAGAGCTTCTAGAACACTTCATCGGAAGCTTATTGTGAATATCTTGCGATTGCCTATGACATTCTTTGACGTTACACCGCTTGGAAGAATAATGAATCGGATTTCAAAAGACATATATGGGATTGATGTCACAATCCCTAACTCACTTCGTTCGTTTTTTGCGATGTTCTTCGATGTTTTGGGGATGTTAGTAGCTGTTAGTTATGCCACACCCATTTTCCTGGCTGTTTTACCGCCGCTTGGTGCGTTGTACTTCTATATTCAG AGAGTTTATGTAGCGACCTCTCGACAACTGCGAAGGATTGAATCAGTCAACAGATCTCCAATCTACAGTCATTTTCTAGAAACAATTAACGGGGCCACCACCATCCGGGCATTTTCACAGCAGCAGCGATTCATCCGGGATAATTATAGAAAAGTGGATGAAAACCAGGTGGCTTACTACTTGGGTGTGTCGGCTAACAG GTGGCTCTCTCTGCGTTTGGAGTTTATTGGGAATTGCTTGATCTTTTTTGCTGCTTTATTTGCTGTAATCAGCAGGGATAGCATCGCAGGTGGCCTAGTAGGACTCTCTATATCATATGCGCTGCAG ATCACTAACAAATTGAACTGGATGATTCGCATGACAAGTGAACTAGAAACCAATTTGGTGTCGGTGGAAAGAGTCAGAGAATATTCTGAGACACAAACAGAG GCCGAAAGGATAATTCCCGAAAGTCGGCCTTCACGTGACTGGCCTGAACAGGGCGTGGtaaagtttgataattttcagtTGAGGTACAGAGATGGtcttcctttggtgttaaaagGGATAAGTGTCATCATCAAGCCAGCTGAAAAG ATTGGCATTGTGGGTCGCACAGGAGCAGGCAAGTCTTCACTTACTTTGGCTTTGTTCCGTATTCTGGAGAGAGCTGGAGGAAAGATTGTCATAGACGGGATAGATATCTCTACGATTGGACTTCAGGATCTGCGATCACGACTCACGATCATTCCACAG GAACCTGTTCTTTTTTCTGGGACACTTCGTGTGAACTTGGATCCGTTTAATAAACACTCAGATGAAGAGCTGTGGAATGTACTTGAAGTTAGTCACCTGAGAAAATTTGTTTGCGGATTAAATGGAGGTTTACAACACACAATAGCCGAAGGAGGAGAAAACCTGAG CGTTGGTCAGCGGCAGTTGGTATGTTTAGCACGTGCGTTGCTTCGTAGAAGTAAAATCCTTGTTCTTGATGAAGCCACAGCCGCGGTGGACCTGGAAACTGATGAACTCATTCAACAAACGATTCGGCGGGAGTTTGCTGACCGCACGGTGCTCACTATTGCTCACAGGCTCAACACCATCATGGATTACGATCG GGTATTGGTGCTAGACAACGGTTTAATTATGGAATTCGGCTCACCCTCTAAACTCCTAGATCTGAAaggttatttttactccatgGCCTGCGACGCAAGAGTTAATGTAACGTCAATCAATTCAGATAGTTGA
- the LOC140950261 gene encoding multidrug resistance-associated protein 1-like isoform X2, with protein sequence MREKEFRVTEEPLACNETDWLLGDEKRKQRIEKNRRKPSLLKVLFKMFSSNIFRAIIFKLFQDFLLFVQPQLLRLLIEYVEDDHDTAGRWKGYVYACSMLVAAIIQSIFLHQYFHTMFTIGMRLRSAVIGLVYEKALVLTNASRVKSTAGEIVNLMSVDAQRLMDSVTYINMLWSGPFQIAVSLYFLHRTMGWSIYAGLGVMVIFTPINFLIARKANKFQAQQMSAKDDRIKIINEVLNGIKILKLYAWEESFLSNINSKRAKELSYLLLSGLLRAVLTLIFNTLPVMARVSVKRLEEFLGLKELDPNCVQRIPCNVLNTSTVCVRDGVFGWNKNDTPILRSINLNIASGSLVAVVGQVGCGKSTLLSSLLGETEKLRGSVHVGGTVAYVSQQAWIQNATVRDNILFNSAYDCARYEHVIDSCSLRPDLEILPAGDLTEIGERGINLSGGQKQRVSLARAVYFDADIYLLDDPLSAVDAHVGRKLFRHVIGASGILKEKTRILVTHGISFLPQVDHIIVLHDGIVSEEGTYAELLKNSGAFADFLQTYSSEENSETNATEDIDDEQKSFEKDTGPPPGIEKRDNTNDDVGKTITVERMERGRIKLSLLLSYIKSTGIHWFLFSLLFFTVMEACTVGTGIWLAYWSSAKNTTRAQRDFYLTVYGGIGAGQALFSLLYSLMLLLGAIRASRTLHRKLIVNILRLPMTFFDVTPLGRIMNRISKDIYGIDVTIPNSLRSFFAMFFDVLGMLVAVSYATPIFLAVLPPLGALYFYIQRVYVATSRQLRRIESVNRSPIYSHFLETINGATTIRAFSQQQRFIRDNYRKVDENQVAYYLGVSANRWLSLRLEFIGNCLIFFAALFAVISRDSIAGGLVGLSISYALQITNKLNWMIRMTSELETNLVSVERVREYSETQTEAERIIPESRPSRDWPEQGVVKFDNFQLRYRDGLPLVLKGISVIIKPAEKIGIVGRTGAGKSSLTLALFRILERAGGKIVIDGIDISTIGLQDLRSRLTIIPQEPVLFSGTLRVNLDPFNKHSDEELWNVLEVSHLRKFVCGLNGGLQHTIAEGGENLSVGQRQLVCLARALLRRSKILVLDEATAAVDLETDELIQQTIRREFADRTVLTIAHRLNTIMDYDRVLVLDNGLIMEFGSPSKLLDLKGYFYSMACDARVNVTSINSDS encoded by the exons ATGAG AGAAAAGGAATTTCGAGTCACTGAAGAACCCTTAGCATGTAACGAAACTGACTGGTTGCTTGgtgatgaaaaaagaaaacaaagaattgaAAAGAACAGGAGAAAACCTTCACTTCTGAAAGTGTTATTCAAGATGTTTTCTTCAAACATTTTCAGAGCAATAATATTTAAACTTTTCCAGGACTTCTTACTATTTGTACAGCCACAGTTGTTAAG ACTGTTAATTGAATACGTGGAAGACGATCACGATACGGCAGGGAGGTGGAAAGGCTATGTTTACGCCTGCTCCATGCTTGTGGCAGCTATAATTCAGTCCATATTTTTGCACCAATATTTTCATACGATGTTCACAATTGGTATGCGCTTGCGTTCTGCTGTCATCGGACTGGTGTATGAAAAG GCTCTCGTACTGACCAATGCATCTCGTGTGAAATCGACCGCTGGGGAGATTGTGAACCTGATGTCAGTGGATGCGCAAAGACTAATGGACTCCGTGACGTATATAAACATGTTGTGGTCAGGACCTTTCCAAATTGCAGTTTCTTTGTACTTCCTACATCGCACCATGGGCTGGTCAATCTATGCTGGCTTGGGTGTCATGGTTATTTTCACACCGATTAATTTCTTGATCGCCAGGAAAGCCAATAAATTCCAG GCGCAACAGATGTCAGCAAAAGATGATCGAATCAAAATCATAAATGAAGTCCTTAATGGAATAAAG ATCTTGAAGCTTTACGCCTGGGAAGAGTCCTTCTTGAGTAACATAAACAGTAAACGCGCTAAAGAACTCAGTTATCTTCTCCTGTCTGGACTCTTGAGAGCCGTACTGACTTTGATATTTAATACGTTGCCTGTTATG GCTCGAGTATCAGTCAAGCGCTTGGAAGAGTTCCTGGGTTTAAAGGAGCTGGATCCAAACTGTGTCCAGAGGATACCTT GCAATGTGCTTAATACGAGCACGGTTTGTGTCAGAGATGGCGTATTTGGCTGGAATAAGAACGACACTCCAATACTGCGCAG CATAAATTTAAATATTGCAAGTGGTTCATTGGTAGCAGTGGTTGGTCAAGTTGGTTGTGGCAAATCTACCCTGCTATCTTCACTTCTCGGAGAAACCGAGAAACTACGTGGTAGCGTACATGTGGGG GGTACAGTGGCTTATGTGTCGCAGCAGGCCTGGATCCAGAACGCTACCGTACGAGACAATATCCTCTTTAACAGTGCGTACGACTGTGCACGCTATGAGCACGTGATTGACTCGTGTTCACTCAGGCCAGATCTAGAAATTCTACCCGCGGGTGATTTAACAGAGATTGGTGAAAGG GGCATCAACCTGAGTGGAGGTCAAAAACAGCGTGTTAGCCTGGCAAGAGCGGTTTATTTTGACGCTGATATTTATTTGCTAGATGATCCGCTCAGTGCTGTTGATGCTCACGTTGGGCGAAAGCTGTTTCGTCACGTGATCGGAGCCAGTGGAATTCTCAAGGAGaag ACGCGCATCCTAGTTACGCATGGTATCAGCTTTTTGCCTCAAGTGGATCATATCATCGTTCTTCATGACGGAATTGTTTCCGAG GAAGGCACCTACGCTGAGCTATTGAAAAACTCGGGCGCCTTTGCGGATTTTCTGCAGACATACAGTTCGGAAGAAAACAGTG AAACAAATGCTACCGAAGACATTGACGATGAACAGAAATCTTTCGAGAAAGACACCGGCCCACCTCCTGGAATAGAAAAGAGAGACAATACCAACGACGATGTTGGCAAAACAATTACAGTGGAAAGAATGGAGAGAGGACGT ATAAAGCTTTCCTTATTGCTGTCCTACATCAAGTCTACAGGAATACActggtttttattttctctgttgTTCTTTACTGTCATGGAAGCGTGTACAGTTGGCACTGGGATATGGCTGGCATACTGGAGTTCAGCAAAAAACACAACGCGTGCGCAGAGAGACTTTTACCTCACAGTATACGGTGGCATAGGTGCAGGACAAGCGTTATTTAGTCTATTATATTCACTGATGTTGTTACTTGGCGCGATCAGAGCTTCTAGAACACTTCATCGGAAGCTTATTGTGAATATCTTGCGATTGCCTATGACATTCTTTGACGTTACACCGCTTGGAAGAATAATGAATCGGATTTCAAAAGACATATATGGGATTGATGTCACAATCCCTAACTCACTTCGTTCGTTTTTTGCGATGTTCTTCGATGTTTTGGGGATGTTAGTAGCTGTTAGTTATGCCACACCCATTTTCCTGGCTGTTTTACCGCCGCTTGGTGCGTTGTACTTCTATATTCAG AGAGTTTATGTAGCGACCTCTCGACAACTGCGAAGGATTGAATCAGTCAACAGATCTCCAATCTACAGTCATTTTCTAGAAACAATTAACGGGGCCACCACCATCCGGGCATTTTCACAGCAGCAGCGATTCATCCGGGATAATTATAGAAAAGTGGATGAAAACCAGGTGGCTTACTACTTGGGTGTGTCGGCTAACAG GTGGCTCTCTCTGCGTTTGGAGTTTATTGGGAATTGCTTGATCTTTTTTGCTGCTTTATTTGCTGTAATCAGCAGGGATAGCATCGCAGGTGGCCTAGTAGGACTCTCTATATCATATGCGCTGCAG ATCACTAACAAATTGAACTGGATGATTCGCATGACAAGTGAACTAGAAACCAATTTGGTGTCGGTGGAAAGAGTCAGAGAATATTCTGAGACACAAACAGAG GCCGAAAGGATAATTCCCGAAAGTCGGCCTTCACGTGACTGGCCTGAACAGGGCGTGGtaaagtttgataattttcagtTGAGGTACAGAGATGGtcttcctttggtgttaaaagGGATAAGTGTCATCATCAAGCCAGCTGAAAAG ATTGGCATTGTGGGTCGCACAGGAGCAGGCAAGTCTTCACTTACTTTGGCTTTGTTCCGTATTCTGGAGAGAGCTGGAGGAAAGATTGTCATAGACGGGATAGATATCTCTACGATTGGACTTCAGGATCTGCGATCACGACTCACGATCATTCCACAG GAACCTGTTCTTTTTTCTGGGACACTTCGTGTGAACTTGGATCCGTTTAATAAACACTCAGATGAAGAGCTGTGGAATGTACTTGAAGTTAGTCACCTGAGAAAATTTGTTTGCGGATTAAATGGAGGTTTACAACACACAATAGCCGAAGGAGGAGAAAACCTGAG CGTTGGTCAGCGGCAGTTGGTATGTTTAGCACGTGCGTTGCTTCGTAGAAGTAAAATCCTTGTTCTTGATGAAGCCACAGCCGCGGTGGACCTGGAAACTGATGAACTCATTCAACAAACGATTCGGCGGGAGTTTGCTGACCGCACGGTGCTCACTATTGCTCACAGGCTCAACACCATCATGGATTACGATCG GGTATTGGTGCTAGACAACGGTTTAATTATGGAATTCGGCTCACCCTCTAAACTCCTAGATCTGAAaggttatttttactccatgGCCTGCGACGCAAGAGTTAATGTAACGTCAATCAATTCAGATAGTTGA